Proteins encoded within one genomic window of Lysinibacillus sphaericus:
- a CDS encoding AAA family ATPase yields MAIIKMKKIKIQNLRNVRNGELTIAVNFASLMTANVVGVYGQNGSGKTTIVDAFSLLKTIISGWIAEVKLPSEDKRLIMAGEKTASLDFEFLVDNQFGTFFVNYSVTLQEDEKRLFIIAERLTYREDEKGKRSKVLVSVADEDVQIRKSSLRDMSEKIRIKTLVVQQLARKQYMSFVFHKDLKPLLQEKLSDLEMELLHNIAVDFNRDLHVINNQNIAPLFEERIMPFSIHLEKTRGSIPYDLKGPALLPENAFNVLCEVIEQSNQVLSTIIPGLTIKIHVITEQLLDNGEKGIRFEFLSKRGERELPLRTESEGILKIIAVLSVLIAVYNNPTACVVIDELDSGVFEYLLGELLTVIDEGGKGQLIFTSHNLRVLEVLAIKNLWFTTTNEDDRYMQLKGIKEVNNARDVYLRAIQLGGQDEEVYKETKTFKIKRAFRKAGVQHD; encoded by the coding sequence ATGGCAATTATCAAAATGAAAAAAATAAAGATACAAAATTTAAGAAATGTACGCAATGGTGAGCTCACAATAGCGGTGAATTTTGCTTCGCTTATGACAGCGAATGTAGTGGGGGTATATGGGCAGAATGGTTCAGGGAAAACAACCATTGTCGATGCATTTAGTTTGTTGAAGACCATTATTTCTGGGTGGATTGCTGAAGTGAAATTGCCATCAGAAGATAAACGATTAATTATGGCAGGGGAAAAAACTGCTAGTCTGGATTTTGAATTTCTAGTGGACAACCAATTCGGCACATTTTTTGTCAACTATTCCGTAACATTGCAAGAAGATGAAAAACGACTGTTCATAATTGCGGAACGCTTGACTTACAGGGAAGATGAAAAAGGAAAACGCTCAAAAGTGTTAGTAAGTGTTGCAGATGAGGATGTTCAAATTCGAAAAAGCTCTTTACGAGATATGAGTGAAAAGATCCGTATAAAGACGCTTGTTGTTCAACAATTAGCACGAAAACAATATATGTCTTTTGTCTTCCATAAGGATTTAAAGCCGTTGCTACAAGAAAAGCTATCAGATTTAGAAATGGAATTGCTTCATAATATAGCAGTCGACTTTAATCGGGACTTACATGTTATTAATAACCAAAATATTGCACCTTTATTTGAAGAGCGTATTATGCCTTTTAGTATTCATTTAGAAAAAACGCGGGGCTCGATTCCTTATGATTTGAAAGGACCAGCATTATTGCCAGAGAATGCTTTCAATGTGTTATGTGAAGTCATAGAGCAAAGCAACCAAGTACTATCGACCATCATTCCAGGGCTAACGATTAAAATTCACGTTATTACAGAGCAATTATTAGATAACGGTGAAAAAGGCATACGTTTTGAGTTTTTATCCAAACGGGGTGAGCGGGAATTACCGTTACGAACTGAATCGGAAGGAATATTGAAAATCATTGCTGTGCTTAGCGTTTTAATAGCTGTTTATAATAATCCGACTGCATGCGTCGTAATCGATGAATTAGATTCGGGTGTATTTGAATATTTGTTAGGTGAGTTGTTAACAGTGATTGATGAGGGCGGAAAAGGACAGCTTATTTTCACGTCCCATAATTTACGTGTGTTAGAGGTGCTTGCCATTAAAAATTTATGGTTTACAACAACAAATGAGGATGATCGATATATGCAGCTAAAGGGCATTAAAGAGGTCAATAATGCGCGAGATGTCTATTTGCGTGCGATACAGCTTGGCGGACAGGATGAGGAAGTGTATAAAGAAACGAAAACGTTCAAAATAAAACGTGCTTTTAGAAAAGCTGGTGTGCAACATGACTAG
- a CDS encoding RNA polymerase sigma factor, giving the protein MHKNQLQIEQLYDAYHRDVYHFALYYTNSKQEAEDITQETFLKVLKQLHHLKDGEKVKTWILTIARNTAVDIHRKQKIKRLLTEKLTKQPILTEGIEPPTIVEKNEQWQIVQQALMTLKSHDRTIIICRMLKDYTIQETAAILGISEVKVRVDFHRAMARLRKKVGRRN; this is encoded by the coding sequence TTGCATAAAAATCAATTACAGATTGAGCAACTATATGATGCCTATCATCGTGATGTCTACCATTTTGCGCTTTATTATACAAATAGCAAACAAGAAGCGGAAGATATTACGCAAGAAACTTTTTTAAAAGTACTTAAACAATTACATCACTTAAAGGATGGGGAGAAGGTAAAAACGTGGATTTTAACGATTGCACGGAATACAGCAGTAGATATACATAGAAAACAAAAGATTAAGCGTTTATTAACAGAGAAACTAACTAAACAGCCTATTTTAACAGAAGGCATAGAACCTCCTACTATAGTTGAAAAAAACGAGCAATGGCAAATTGTACAGCAAGCATTAATGACATTAAAGTCACATGATCGAACAATCATTATATGTCGTATGTTAAAGGATTACACAATTCAAGAAACAGCAGCTATTCTTGGTATTTCAGAAGTGAAGGTACGCGTTGACTTTCATCGTGCAATGGCAAGACTTCGTAAAAAAGTAGGGAGGAGAAATTGA
- a CDS encoding glycoside hydrolase family 18 protein, translating to MQIHVVRAGESLYGIAQAYGTTVQSIVDANQIPDPNRLVVGQALVIPIVGSFYYVQPGDSLWSIGQRFGINYLTLAQVNGIHPNQILSVGLRLYIPPAPKTKAETLAYLEPRGTAVSEALLSQAREASPYLTYLALFSYEAQRDGTLKKPPINGVTEIANDTGASLAMVVSNLENFQFSGELARDIFQSTAVQDVLFDNILNEAKRVGSIKDIHFDFENLPADQREAYNNFLRRAVKRFHAEGYTVSTALAPKTSANQRGPWIEAHDYKAHGEIVDFVLLMTYEWGYSAGPPMAVSPIREVEAVVKYAVSEMPASKILLGQNLYGYDWTLPFVQGGPYAEAVSPQRAIEIAKKYNAAIQYDWNAQAPFFDYYDEQGRAHVVWFEDARSIQAKFNLIKQYKLRGIGYWKLGLPFPQNWLLIGSNFDVVKK from the coding sequence ATTCAAATACATGTTGTGCGGGCAGGGGAGTCCTTATATGGCATTGCACAGGCATATGGTACAACCGTTCAAAGTATAGTAGATGCCAACCAAATCCCAGATCCCAATCGATTAGTTGTTGGGCAAGCGCTCGTCATTCCAATCGTAGGGAGCTTTTATTATGTGCAGCCTGGGGACAGTTTATGGTCAATAGGGCAACGCTTCGGCATTAATTATTTAACGCTTGCTCAGGTCAATGGCATTCATCCAAACCAGATTTTATCAGTTGGTTTGCGTCTTTATATTCCGCCAGCACCGAAAACAAAAGCAGAGACTTTGGCATATTTAGAGCCAAGAGGAACAGCGGTAAGTGAGGCGCTATTAAGCCAAGCTAGAGAAGCATCGCCATATTTAACGTATCTTGCGTTATTTAGCTATGAGGCGCAGAGGGATGGGACACTAAAGAAGCCACCAATAAATGGTGTGACTGAAATTGCAAATGATACAGGTGCATCTCTGGCTATGGTTGTATCTAACTTGGAGAACTTCCAATTTAGCGGAGAACTAGCAAGAGATATATTCCAAAGTACTGCTGTGCAAGATGTACTTTTTGACAACATTCTTAATGAAGCGAAGCGCGTAGGAAGCATCAAAGATATTCATTTTGATTTTGAGAACTTACCAGCCGATCAACGAGAAGCGTATAACAATTTTTTAAGACGAGCAGTGAAGCGGTTCCATGCCGAGGGATATACGGTGTCGACAGCACTAGCACCGAAAACAAGTGCTAATCAGCGAGGTCCTTGGATTGAGGCACATGATTACAAAGCGCATGGGGAGATTGTGGACTTTGTATTGCTGATGACCTATGAGTGGGGCTATTCTGCGGGTCCACCAATGGCTGTTTCACCTATTAGGGAAGTGGAGGCTGTTGTGAAGTATGCTGTATCGGAAATGCCAGCAAGTAAAATTTTGCTCGGGCAAAATCTATATGGCTACGATTGGACATTGCCGTTTGTACAAGGGGGTCCGTATGCAGAGGCTGTAAGTCCGCAGAGGGCTATTGAGATTGCGAAAAAATATAATGCAGCGATTCAGTATGATTGGAATGCACAAGCACCTTTCTTTGACTATTACGACGAGCAAGGAAGAGCGCATGTAGTCTGGTTTGAAGATGCGCGATCGATTCAAGCGAAATTCAATTTAATTAAGCAGTACAAGCTTAGGGGTATAGGCTATTGGAAATTAGGACTACCGTTCCCGCAAAATTGGCTATTGATAGGTTCGAATTTTGATGTGGTGAAAAAATGA
- a CDS encoding YcdB/YcdC domain-containing protein, with amino-acid sequence MGKFKKLGIILTSTAFSVGVLSPMAQASANVKDAPERIEIQVASTETKVTKSTLIKKLRELFPEKFDFLTENDFHTGSGHYYNDDKTVRYELSFHKTVNGKDIYGSITFKGDNLELEHFYYQPANVADALYPAKYSKEDAQKIAQDFLKKFPNTANYKLQEDEYDYINDYNFTRPLSEPITYSYTYAPTQNGVAISDHFISIGVLANGEVVQVYRNSDVSSKATFDSIEKKKSEQDVLAQIRENFDVELRYYVDYNFQSEKRNVKLVYVPTSSFSGVNALTGQWQTANGFVSQAPKAKGVEKLSSEQLAPRKSGMKLDEVEEFAKSFLKVDPDKAKLQIELIDERENENGETLYSVNYMYNYDRGGTGASLEINKATGEITQFYDVRRDFMVTDKNAETITKDAAMAKAIDYLKEWAPSYIHNYAKPLDDFAYDSYGKQYSFSFPRVVNGIAVVGDEIYVSIGSDGSLRSLSINQQKIDNWPAVSKAVPADKVKETFSNALKLKLQYAKQDKEDNNHYDLVYAPTYEGSLFNQIDATTGKWVNSVGDSNSKPQISHPTAGQELNYLLAQNVLEVKDPASFNADTSVTKGEALKIMLKSLTYGYFGPYGNEDEAPQSFSNIDAKHPLYGVVEQAVRIGVLQPANEFAVDAKLTRQELAEWYIRVLRLESAAKHSDIYKLNFADASTIDPAYTGYVALASAMGLIDAQQNNFNATAEVSYADLAVSTLRLARAIHENNASRNFY; translated from the coding sequence TTGGGTAAATTTAAAAAGTTAGGAATTATCTTAACGTCTACTGCATTTTCTGTCGGGGTTCTTTCTCCAATGGCACAAGCTTCTGCTAATGTTAAGGATGCTCCAGAGAGAATTGAGATTCAAGTAGCCTCTACTGAAACAAAAGTAACAAAAAGCACACTTATTAAAAAATTACGTGAGCTTTTCCCAGAAAAGTTCGATTTTTTAACAGAAAATGATTTCCATACTGGAAGTGGCCATTATTATAACGATGATAAAACTGTTCGTTATGAATTGAGCTTCCATAAAACGGTGAATGGAAAAGATATCTATGGTAGCATCACATTTAAGGGCGATAATTTAGAACTTGAACACTTCTATTACCAGCCAGCGAATGTTGCAGATGCGCTCTATCCTGCAAAATATTCAAAAGAAGATGCACAAAAAATTGCTCAGGATTTCTTAAAGAAATTCCCGAATACAGCAAATTATAAGTTGCAAGAAGATGAATATGATTATATTAATGATTATAACTTCACTCGTCCATTATCAGAACCAATTACTTATTCCTATACGTATGCACCAACACAAAACGGTGTAGCAATAAGTGACCATTTCATTTCTATCGGCGTGCTTGCTAATGGAGAAGTTGTACAAGTATATCGCAACTCAGATGTATCTTCTAAAGCAACGTTCGATAGTATAGAAAAGAAAAAGAGTGAGCAAGATGTGCTTGCACAAATTCGTGAGAACTTTGATGTTGAGCTACGTTATTATGTAGACTATAATTTCCAATCTGAAAAACGCAATGTCAAACTAGTGTATGTGCCAACATCAAGCTTCTCTGGTGTAAATGCATTAACTGGTCAATGGCAAACAGCGAATGGTTTCGTATCGCAAGCACCAAAAGCAAAAGGTGTTGAAAAGCTTTCTTCAGAACAACTTGCCCCAAGAAAAAGCGGTATGAAACTTGATGAAGTTGAGGAATTTGCAAAGTCCTTCTTAAAAGTGGACCCTGATAAGGCGAAGTTGCAAATTGAGCTGATTGATGAAAGAGAAAATGAAAACGGTGAAACACTCTACTCTGTAAACTATATGTATAATTATGATAGAGGTGGCACTGGTGCGTCACTTGAAATTAACAAGGCAACTGGTGAAATTACTCAATTCTATGATGTACGTAGAGATTTCATGGTAACAGATAAAAATGCAGAAACAATTACTAAAGATGCTGCGATGGCAAAAGCAATCGACTACTTAAAAGAGTGGGCTCCGTCTTATATTCATAACTATGCAAAACCTTTAGATGATTTTGCTTATGATAGTTATGGTAAGCAATATAGCTTCTCCTTCCCACGCGTAGTCAATGGAATTGCTGTTGTTGGTGATGAAATTTATGTAAGCATCGGATCAGACGGTTCATTGCGCTCACTATCAATTAACCAACAGAAAATTGATAACTGGCCGGCTGTAAGTAAGGCTGTACCAGCAGATAAAGTGAAGGAAACATTTAGTAATGCATTAAAGTTAAAACTGCAGTACGCGAAGCAGGACAAAGAGGATAATAACCACTATGATTTAGTGTATGCACCGACTTATGAAGGTAGCCTTTTCAATCAAATTGATGCAACAACTGGCAAATGGGTGAATAGTGTGGGCGATTCAAATAGTAAACCACAAATTTCGCACCCAACGGCTGGACAGGAACTAAATTACTTATTAGCTCAAAATGTGTTGGAAGTAAAAGATCCAGCAAGTTTTAATGCTGATACATCTGTGACAAAAGGTGAGGCATTGAAAATTATGCTTAAATCATTAACTTATGGATATTTCGGACCATATGGAAATGAAGATGAAGCGCCTCAATCCTTTAGTAATATTGATGCGAAACATCCGTTATACGGAGTGGTTGAGCAAGCTGTAAGAATTGGTGTATTACAACCTGCAAATGAATTTGCTGTTGATGCGAAATTGACTCGTCAGGAACTTGCAGAATGGTATATCCGTGTATTACGTTTAGAAAGTGCTGCTAAGCATAGCGATATTTACAAATTAAACTTCGCAGATGCAAGCACTATCGACCCAGCGTATACAGGATATGTTGCATTAGCAAGCGCAATGGGGTTAATTGATGCACAGCAAAATAACTTTAATGCAACTGCAGAAGTAAGTTATGCTGATTTAGCTGTGTCGACACTTCGCTTAGCTCGTGCTATTCATGAAAATAATGCTAGTCGTAATTTCTACTAG
- a CDS encoding YusW family protein produces MRIYKNLLVFSLATGLLYGCNKDEVKDVPANAPTEQNTNQQAGENVTDQVPFNFLEFALDVDYSPTESYEIEYENKKNGLEVKLKDDRNNERIQGDEAYTKVEPLLKQLTFDSTTPNDEVIEQVIKVFNIKDDYQSIEVEVEFADGTEKEFKRLK; encoded by the coding sequence ATGCGAATTTATAAAAATTTATTAGTATTCTCATTAGCGACAGGTTTACTTTATGGCTGTAACAAAGATGAGGTAAAAGACGTACCTGCAAATGCTCCAACTGAGCAAAATACGAATCAACAAGCTGGTGAAAATGTCACTGACCAAGTGCCTTTTAACTTTTTGGAATTTGCATTGGATGTCGATTATTCGCCAACAGAATCTTATGAGATTGAATATGAAAATAAGAAGAACGGTTTAGAAGTTAAATTGAAAGATGACCGCAACAATGAAAGAATACAAGGTGATGAGGCGTATACGAAGGTTGAACCATTATTGAAGCAACTAACTTTTGATTCAACAACACCGAATGATGAAGTAATTGAGCAGGTTATTAAAGTATTTAATATTAAAGATGATTACCAATCCATTGAGGTAGAAGTGGAGTTTGCGGATGGAACAGAAAAAGAGTTTAAACGGTTGAAGTAG
- a CDS encoding MarR family winged helix-turn-helix transcriptional regulator — protein sequence MKEENRYLKAFTIMFRAYQSVQDAAKKDLLQYDLNQTEFGVLDFLYHNGEQPIQVIGKKILVASSSITYVIDKLEQKDYVCRRACANDRRVTYAVLTDEGQVLMDRIFPLHEQKINEIFQILDQQELEIMNMALKKVGLNAINK from the coding sequence ATGAAGGAAGAAAATCGTTATTTAAAAGCTTTTACGATTATGTTCCGTGCTTATCAATCTGTCCAGGATGCAGCCAAAAAAGATTTGCTTCAATATGATTTAAACCAAACTGAATTTGGGGTACTAGATTTTTTATATCACAATGGCGAACAGCCTATTCAAGTAATTGGTAAGAAAATTTTAGTTGCAAGTAGTAGTATTACGTATGTTATTGATAAGCTGGAGCAAAAAGATTATGTTTGTCGACGAGCTTGTGCTAATGATCGTCGTGTTACGTATGCAGTGTTAACAGATGAGGGACAGGTTTTAATGGATAGAATTTTTCCGCTCCATGAACAGAAGATAAATGAAATTTTTCAAATATTGGACCAGCAGGAGTTGGAAATAATGAATATGGCTTTAAAAAAGGTCGGTCTTAATGCCATTAATAAATAA
- a CDS encoding ring-cleaving dioxygenase, with protein sequence MNHLKGIHHVTAITSSAEENYKFFTYVLGMRLVKKTVNQDDIQTYHLFFADDKGSAGTDMTFFDFPNIPKGVHGTNEISKTSFRVPTDAALVYWVKRFDRLNIKHTGIKEQFGKQTVSFVDFDDQQYQLISDENNKGVAAGTPWKDGPIPLEYAITGLGPIFVRVANFTYFKEMLEKVMLFTEIAAEGDFHLFEVGEGGNGAQIIVEYNTILPVARQGFGTVHHAAFRVADRAVLDEWTERLESFGFSTSGYVNRHFFESLYARVAPQILFEWATDGPGFMGDEPYETLGEKLSLPPFLEPKRAQIEELVRPIDTVRSTIPFEKEYE encoded by the coding sequence ATGAATCATTTAAAAGGGATTCACCATGTAACAGCGATCACAAGTAGTGCTGAAGAAAATTATAAATTTTTCACGTATGTACTCGGAATGCGTCTAGTAAAAAAAACAGTCAATCAGGACGATATACAAACATATCACCTATTTTTTGCAGATGATAAGGGTAGTGCAGGTACAGATATGACATTCTTTGACTTCCCGAACATACCAAAAGGTGTACATGGAACAAATGAGATTTCCAAAACATCATTTCGAGTACCAACGGATGCAGCATTAGTTTATTGGGTAAAGCGCTTTGATCGCTTAAATATCAAACATACAGGCATTAAAGAACAGTTTGGTAAGCAAACCGTATCGTTTGTTGATTTTGACGATCAACAGTATCAACTGATATCTGACGAAAACAATAAAGGTGTTGCCGCAGGTACACCTTGGAAAGATGGTCCAATCCCGCTTGAATATGCCATTACAGGATTAGGGCCAATATTTGTACGTGTTGCGAATTTTACTTATTTTAAAGAAATGTTAGAAAAAGTAATGCTTTTCACAGAAATAGCAGCAGAAGGAGACTTCCATTTATTTGAGGTAGGAGAGGGAGGGAACGGTGCGCAAATCATTGTAGAATATAACACCATCTTACCTGTAGCTCGTCAAGGGTTTGGTACAGTGCACCATGCAGCATTCCGTGTAGCAGATCGAGCTGTTCTAGATGAATGGACAGAACGTTTAGAAAGCTTTGGCTTCAGTACGTCTGGTTACGTTAACCGTCACTTCTTTGAATCGCTCTATGCACGTGTAGCACCTCAAATTTTATTTGAATGGGCGACAGATGGACCTGGCTTTATGGGAGATGAACCTTATGAAACATTGGGAGAAAAATTATCATTACCACCTTTCCTAGAGCCTAAGCGCGCACAAATTGAAGAACTTGTTCGTCCAATTGATACTGTTAGAAGTACGATACCATTTGAGAAAGAATATGAATAA
- a CDS encoding nitroreductase family protein, which translates to MEFTKLIDKRRSANNFIEGITMTEEDIRPILEDVKLAPSAFNLQHAEYIVVLNQELKEKVREAAYGQYKVHSASGVILVLGDKEAYKQTAHISQGMVDLGMITNCELDNLIDDNTKFYEERGEVFMKEDAIRNASLSAMLFMLAAKNRGWDTCPMIGFDQQQMRALFNVPATHEIVLMMTIGKEKESSKGLRGYRKPVEEFTTYY; encoded by the coding sequence ATGGAGTTTACAAAGTTAATTGATAAACGTCGATCGGCAAATAATTTTATAGAGGGAATTACAATGACGGAGGAGGATATCCGTCCCATTTTAGAAGATGTTAAGCTTGCACCTTCAGCATTCAACTTGCAACACGCGGAATATATTGTTGTGTTAAATCAAGAATTAAAAGAAAAAGTACGTGAGGCTGCATATGGTCAATATAAAGTACATTCAGCGTCCGGTGTTATTTTAGTATTAGGAGATAAAGAAGCTTACAAGCAAACGGCTCATATTAGTCAAGGTATGGTTGATTTAGGTATGATTACAAACTGTGAGCTTGACAATCTTATAGACGATAATACAAAGTTTTACGAAGAACGTGGCGAAGTGTTTATGAAGGAAGATGCAATTCGTAATGCATCACTTTCGGCTATGCTCTTTATGTTAGCAGCTAAAAATCGTGGCTGGGATACATGTCCGATGATTGGCTTTGATCAACAACAAATGCGTGCACTATTCAATGTGCCAGCAACACATGAAATTGTACTAATGATGACAATCGGTAAGGAAAAGGAAAGTAGTAAGGGTTTAAGAGGGTATCGTAAACCTGTTGAAGAGTTTACTACCTATTATTAA
- a CDS encoding NADPH-dependent FMN reductase gives MKVVAIVGSIRKESYNMQLAKFMQKRYTEKFELEVLSLRDLPMYDQDIENEAPQTVLDFKAKVKAADAVLWITPEYNGTVPGVMVNAIDWLSRVDKVMIGKPSFMMGASMGNLGTVKAQLHLRDILFSPGINSPLLSGNDVYIGAVHTKFDAEGNLTDEGTVKFLDSVIENFLDWVKNYI, from the coding sequence GTGAAAGTAGTAGCAATCGTAGGTAGTATCCGTAAAGAATCTTATAATATGCAATTAGCAAAGTTTATGCAAAAACGTTATACAGAAAAGTTTGAACTAGAGGTATTAAGCTTACGAGATTTACCAATGTACGATCAAGATATTGAAAATGAAGCACCACAAACTGTCTTAGATTTCAAAGCAAAAGTAAAAGCGGCAGACGCGGTCCTATGGATAACACCAGAATATAACGGAACGGTGCCAGGGGTGATGGTAAACGCTATAGATTGGCTATCACGAGTGGATAAAGTAATGATTGGTAAACCATCCTTTATGATGGGAGCATCTATGGGGAACTTAGGAACGGTTAAAGCGCAATTACATTTACGTGATATTTTATTCTCACCTGGCATTAATTCACCATTGCTAAGTGGTAATGATGTTTATATTGGCGCTGTCCACACAAAATTTGATGCAGAAGGTAATTTAACAGATGAGGGGACTGTCAAATTCCTTGATTCAGTAATTGAAAACTTCTTAGATTGGGTTAAAAATTATATTTAA
- a CDS encoding sensor histidine kinase yields the protein MKKLSLKLGIIFFITLFCIETFMMLFLHLSLTNSRVDEELTNLQTTGNSHRKILEQNFEKETLSHIVLMESRDNTDVVIADRAGKILATSSPHLDIKAYLQRLGASVPYDGQVLENNWQDEKYIATVSPIQKQQKTIGYVFMFQNTDSIHALMERLNKHFLIVGLVSGLVTIVVIIVLSRKLARPLIEMKEATLKMSKGDFTVALSTNGQDELSDLANAIQLLSNDLNHLREERKEFLSSIAHELRTPITFIKGYTDILYKRDLSERDRQKYLRIIIEETNRLSRLIKDLFDLAKMDENAFVINKECLHMDDFVASIEAKLRPAFHEKQIDLFVQCEAGLTLLADTIRLEQIFLNLLNNALTYCSSGDSTFLQVERNNHFVSIIIKDTGKGIPQKDLPYIFERFYRVDKSRTRANGGLGLGLAIVKELVHAHGGEITVVSEENKGTTFKLLFKE from the coding sequence ATGAAAAAACTTTCACTAAAGCTTGGCATTATCTTTTTTATCACATTGTTTTGCATCGAAACATTTATGATGTTATTTTTGCATCTTTCTTTGACGAATTCGAGAGTTGATGAAGAACTAACAAACTTGCAGACAACGGGTAATTCGCATCGAAAGATATTGGAGCAAAATTTCGAAAAGGAAACGTTATCACATATAGTATTAATGGAATCCCGAGATAATACGGACGTTGTGATTGCAGATCGTGCTGGCAAAATTTTAGCTACTTCTTCGCCACACCTTGATATAAAAGCATATTTACAGAGGCTTGGAGCAAGTGTACCTTATGATGGTCAGGTGCTAGAGAACAATTGGCAAGATGAAAAGTATATAGCGACCGTTAGTCCAATTCAAAAACAGCAAAAGACCATTGGCTATGTTTTTATGTTCCAAAATACAGATTCTATCCATGCCTTAATGGAGCGATTAAATAAACACTTCCTAATTGTTGGGCTTGTGTCGGGATTGGTGACCATTGTAGTGATTATTGTGTTATCTAGAAAGCTTGCTCGTCCATTAATTGAAATGAAAGAAGCAACATTAAAAATGAGTAAAGGGGATTTTACAGTAGCCCTTTCAACGAATGGTCAAGATGAATTAAGTGATCTTGCGAATGCTATTCAACTATTATCTAATGACTTAAATCATTTACGAGAGGAAAGAAAGGAATTTTTATCGAGTATTGCTCATGAGCTGCGAACACCGATTACATTTATAAAAGGTTATACAGATATTCTTTATAAACGAGATTTATCGGAACGAGATCGTCAAAAGTATTTACGTATTATTATTGAGGAAACGAATCGATTATCAAGGTTAATAAAAGACTTATTTGATTTAGCAAAAATGGATGAAAATGCATTTGTTATAAACAAAGAATGTCTTCATATGGATGACTTTGTGGCAAGTATTGAGGCAAAGTTAAGACCTGCTTTCCATGAAAAACAAATTGACCTTTTTGTGCAATGTGAAGCGGGACTAACTTTATTGGCTGATACAATAAGGTTGGAGCAAATTTTTTTGAATTTGCTAAATAATGCGCTGACTTATTGTTCCTCAGGAGATTCGACTTTCTTACAAGTGGAAAGAAACAATCATTTCGTATCAATCATTATAAAAGATACCGGAAAAGGAATTCCGCAGAAGGATTTACCTTATATTTTTGAACGTTTTTATAGGGTTGATAAATCTCGTACGCGTGCCAATGGCGGTTTAGGATTAGGACTTGCCATTGTAAAGGAGCTCGTTCATGCACATGGAGGGGAAATTACCGTTGTTAGTGAGGAAAACAAAGGGACTACTTTTAAATTATTGTTTAAGGAGTAG
- a CDS encoding response regulator transcription factor, with product MKTLLLIDDEPRMLELLTLYLEPSFHCIARSSVRDALEYLEEHHIDLVLLDIMMPDMDGWQVCQEIRKFWDVPVIMLTAKGEQADIIKGLNLGADDYILKPFDEEELLARIQAVLRRTKAEEIVINFEGLRLNKESFELSFHQEMISLTPKEFLMLALFLDYQNKVFSREHLINTVWGYNVAIEDRTIDSHVRNLRDKLRKSGFPVDDYLQTVWGIGYKWHKSGDKKVLE from the coding sequence ATGAAAACATTATTATTAATTGACGATGAACCAAGGATGTTAGAGTTACTTACCCTTTATCTTGAACCTTCTTTTCATTGCATTGCTAGGTCGTCTGTAAGAGATGCTTTAGAATATTTAGAAGAACATCATATAGATTTAGTGCTGTTAGATATTATGATGCCTGATATGGATGGCTGGCAAGTATGTCAGGAAATAAGGAAGTTTTGGGACGTACCGGTTATTATGCTTACGGCAAAAGGGGAACAGGCTGATATTATAAAAGGGCTAAATCTTGGAGCTGACGACTATATTTTAAAGCCTTTCGATGAGGAAGAATTGTTAGCGCGTATACAGGCTGTTTTAAGAAGAACAAAGGCTGAAGAAATCGTTATTAATTTCGAAGGGCTACGCTTAAATAAAGAATCTTTTGAGTTATCTTTTCACCAAGAGATGATTTCTTTAACGCCAAAAGAATTTTTGATGTTAGCGTTATTTCTTGATTATCAAAATAAAGTTTTCTCTAGAGAGCATTTAATCAACACTGTATGGGGATATAATGTAGCAATTGAAGACCGAACGATTGATTCACATGTCCGCAATTTACGGGATAAGCTTCGAAAAAGTGGCTTTCCAGTGGATGATTATTTACAGACAGTGTGGGGAATCGGCTATAAATGGCATAAAAGCGGTGACAAAAAGGTTTTAGAATGA